The DNA segment tgttttttgcTCCATTTATGAAAGCCTATTTTTGGAAGCTACGATGTCGTTTAAAAGAGGTAATGCAGAAGAAGGATTGTGGTTGGTTTGGTTTATAGGAATATATTATATACTAAATGCCTAGATCTGGGTGgttttaaaatctttttgaCCGGAACTgtcattgattttatgttttgtggTTCAATAGATCTTTAAGATTCTTCTATTGTCACTCTTATGTTTATTGTAACTCCtgtttatataattttctttaaaataccCTTATttgttaatcaaaataataatttagagaattttataaaattaaaaaattgtgacaAGTGACAACAGACACTCCCCTGattgaaatattaaatagtTGTCTGATTTAGaaatatcaaattttcaatGTAATTTGTAGGTGTTACAATATAATACATGAATGGAATCTTGCCTTTGCCCCCAAAATGGCAGGCAATgtttgatgagaaaatcagtGAAAAGccaaataaataagtaaataaaatgtcAGAGCTAAGACTTCAATTGCAGCACTTATTATTATTCATGTGAGGAGAATTCAGTGTTATACTACTTGATTCTTTATAGGAATGGAGTGCTGCAGAGGAGAAACTCGTGGCAGGATGGAGTGTATGGTACCAATTGTCCAATTCTACCAGGGCATAACTTCACTTATGTTCTTCAAGTGAAGGATCAGATAGGTAGCTACTTCTACTACCCTTCCCTTGCTTTTCACAAGGCAGCAGGAGGTTATGGTGGATTCAAAATTGCTAGTCGCCCCGGGATTCCAGTGCCTTTTCCTACTCCAGCAGGAGATTTCACCATATTGGCAGGAGACTGGTACAAGAGAAATCACACAGTAAGTTTTGCTTTCTTTGGATAAATGTTATTGGATATGTGGCTAAGTTTACAAGTAGTTTAATTCAAATCAATGTTTTAGATGTTTTCTTACTTTTCCACTTTATGCATCTCCTCACTTTAAAGGAGCTAGATCTCAACGTTATTAGTCCTTGCATTCCGTACAATGTAACTAAGAAAAAATCTACACTCTTCAAGAAATCCTACCCATGTGTGTGTTTTGGTCATGTGTCACAACAAATTATTACATGGTTCATGGTACAGAACCACCATGGTCCCAACTAATTATCATACGACATGTAATTGAGTGTTATTAACTCTTACTCATAAATTGAAAATCTTAGTTATACGTCGCGTGAAGATTGGTTGGGACAATATATACGTGATGGTCTGGGACTATGTAATAATTTCTCTGGATGTGGATTTTCTCATCTGTATAGAAGCTACTAGTTGTAGCTTTTGTGTCATTAACCATTTAACATGATTTGTTCTCTGGCAAACGTGTTTCCAAACACAGCCCTAAATCATCAGAAAACTTGTGTTGATTCATGCAGGATTTGAGGGCAATTTTGGATGGTGGAAGTGACCTTCCCTTCCCTGATGGGATTATCATCAATGGTCGTGGTTCCAATGCTTACACATTCACAGTTGATCaaggtattaaaaaaattttaagcaATTTGTTCACTTGAAAGCTGATGCCAATGCCATAGCAGAGATCTAGCTATAATAATTGGATTTTAAATTGAGGTACTTTGATTTTTGGGCAGGCAAGACATACAGATTCAGGATATCAAATGTAGGGCTCACCACTTCCATCAACTTTAGAATCCAAGGGCATAAAATGACAATTGTTGAGGTGGAAGGGACCCACACTCTCCAAAACGTTTATGACTCACTTGATGTTCATCTGGGGCAGACTTACTCTGTGTTGGTTACTGCTGATCAACCACCCCAAGACTACCTCATTGTCGTCACGACACGATTCACCTCCCAAGTGTTGAATGCTACCTCCATTTTTCGTTACAGTAACTCTGGTGGAGGTGTTACTGGCCTTTTCCCTTGGGGGCCAACTATTCAAGTTGATTGGTCTTTAAACCAAGCTCGCTCTCTTAGGTATTTACTTAGATTCACATTTTTCATGTTGTTCTTCATTAGCTAGCTATATGCTATTTGCTGATAATTTTGTATGCAATTTTCCTCAGGACCAAATTGATGCAGTTCCTTAGGTGTTTTTACTTTTAGCTTTGTTATCCAATCAGAATTAGAGTTTCACTTCGGTGATCTGCATAATAAAGGTTTGTTTAAAAAATCAGCATAGGTTACCAAGGTGAAACTATAATTTAGACGGGAGAACAACACCAAAAGTATCTCTATAATCCTTATTGATCCTTTAGAATTATAAAAACTGAGATATGACATAAATTAGTTCGACCACAGTTATACTAATATTGTATTTGAGATCTAATGAACATATTCCATAGTGAAGAACTAAAGTGATATAACAAGGTTATGTGAATTTATACTGCAAATTTTTTGTTATCTTGTCTCTGATACCATGCTTACATACaacatgtaattaattaaatcaggAGGAATCTGACAGCAAGTGGGCCAAGACCTAATCCACAAGGATCATACCATTATGGTTTGATAAACACAACTCGTACAATTAGACTTCAAAATTCTGGTCCAGTTATCAATGGCAAACAGAGATATGCTGTCAATAGTGTGTCCTTCATACCTGCTGATACACCACTTAAACTGGCTGATTACTACAAGATCCAAGGGGTGTTCTCCCTTGGAAGTATCCCTGACTACCCCACTGGTAGTGGTGGCTACCTTCAAACTTCTGTCATGGAAGCCGATTTCCGAGGCTTTATAGAGGTTGTGTTTGAGAACACTGAAGACACTGTGGAGTCATGGCACGTTGATGGCCACAGCTTCTTTGTAGTAGGGTAAGATCACCTAACTCATTCCTTTCTGCTGCAAATTTGATACCAAACTGCATTGTATTACAGCCTTTTGATTCTACTAGCTTTCTGATTAGCTAGTTAATTACATGTTTAGTTAGTTACTAGTTCAATAAGCTTTATAAATGATGCATGTAGCACACtcatttatatcttttttaattcaattaatacGATGATTTACTTCTATGGAACTCTTTGTATTCTTTGAGATCTATGATCTTTGGCCTCATCAACTTGGAATTACATGTATCTGTCGAAATTCTGACCATGAGTtctatctttgttttcttcctttGAACTTACAAATATACACATTTTTGTCATACTAATTCAACATTATAATAATATGCCCTATTCATTGTAATGAGCAGAATGGATGGAGGGCAATGGTCATCAGCAAGCAGgctaaattacaatttaagaGATACAGTTTCTCGTTCCACAGTTCAGGTAATCAACTTTGTTATCCCTTGTGATATAATATAACTCTTAACGTGGTTCTCTTTAGAGTTTAAAATCAATGCACAGATAATATAAAAGgcttttgctttttataccgATGACCAatcaaaaattatgttaaaaataacttttagagtgtgtttggatagaggattttaactgaggaaagtaatttatcagagaatttgaatttctgttatttagaattcattgtttggatgctttttatgaagaatttaaaattttggaattttaaaacagaattttaaacaactaaaaatctggaatttcaattttcttctaaaaggtgagaaattgaaattctcttcttacagttttcttcaagaaacaccgtcTGAGCTCCTAAAATATCGATCAAGTGTGAGAATAGAGGAACACACGTATAACTAGTACATCAATCttattttcactcttttttttcattcatttttttcatcctcataattttaattttttttatccaaacacaaaattttgtaaataaaagaatttcaattgaagtatttgaaattcttagaatttaaaatttctcaaaattttaaatttctccgtccaaacacactcttaaggtaattatcataaaagttgataaaattatcatataagatAATTTCTGATTGATTGATAAATTCTTTGCAGTGTCGGTGCATGTGCATGAATTATTTAGTTAGATGCCATGTCGGTttcatttacattattattgttcagatattgaaAAGTATTATTTGGTTTTGACAGGTGTATCCCAAGTCATGGACTGCAATTTACATGCCTTTGGATAATGTGGGAATGTGGAATGTGAGGTCTGAGAATTGGGTTCATCAGTATTTGGGCCAGCAATTTTATCTTAGAGTGTATTCCCCTGCAAATTCATGGAGAGATGAGTACCCAATTCCAAGCAATGCTATTCGGTGTGGCAAGGCTGTGGGACACTACTAATGCCACCACCAAACCAACATTGGGATTTTTATTTGAACAGTGTCATTCATTTCCATTCATGGCTTAACTCAAGCctcttctcttgttctcttgtACCATTATTCATGTTATGATGCCATAGATTATTATAGAGTTATTGATTTCTCCTGTCCTCTTCCTCCTCTCATCTTCGTGTTATGTCCAAATTCAGCTATATATAAGATCATCTGTGTTTGGATTATGATATTCTTCTtatttaaactatttatttatttaaataggtTCAAGGGACCTGATGTTAATGTGCCATGGAAATAATgagattgttattattattgttgtttgttGTCGGTGTAGTAGTTTAGTTGTTTCATTAATTTAGTATTTGTTTGTTAGTgtgtttttttgaaaagaaaaaaaagaaaaagttcctTTAATTtctgatattaaaaaaaattgtagaattGCACTCAATTCATACTCCTACGTACAAACATGTTAATGCATACTTACCAAatattcaacaatataatactCAACTCTGGGTTTGTTCATACATGTAAACATTCTAACGAATTTAAAAAAGCAAGACAATTATAAGCATATATAATCTTGAAATCATGAAATCATCAAAGTAACTTCAGAATTGATGGAGCGAGGTTAATTATCTAAATTATGCGGATCCACCATAACCTCCTAAGTATATATgccaataaatgtttttttgccAATAAATGTGGAGGTGTAgatattaacatatatttaaatacttttatatgTGTGTTATACCGCTTTAAGTCTTAAAACCACGttttttagtataaattatgaattttataaatatgtataaatataggataaattcataataattattttactttgacTTAGAATATGTTTGGATTGAAGTTGAAAAAGATTTAACAACTATTTGGTTGTAGAGAGAAGAACAAAGAAGggtgaatttattttttgtttaataggagaaagaaagaataaataattttaaaaacaataggGTTTATTGTACTATATAGTTCTCACCTATTTTTAACcatctttctatttttcatttatcatCTTAAATCAAACAtctttagtttatattttatttctcacttattttcattcatcctgtatattttcttcttttttttaccaaaaaacacacataaagatactttttactttcaaaat comes from the Glycine soja cultivar W05 chromosome 6, ASM419377v2, whole genome shotgun sequence genome and includes:
- the LOC114417323 gene encoding L-ascorbate oxidase homolog — its product is MGCSVRVCCVLFLVLLVACVRGEDPYRFYTWNVTYGDIYPLGVKQQGILINWQFPGPQIEAVTNDNLIINVYNSLDEPFLLSWNGVLQRRNSWQDGVYGTNCPILPGHNFTYVLQVKDQIGSYFYYPSLAFHKAAGGYGGFKIASRPGIPVPFPTPAGDFTILAGDWYKRNHTDLRAILDGGSDLPFPDGIIINGRGSNAYTFTVDQGKTYRFRISNVGLTTSINFRIQGHKMTIVEVEGTHTLQNVYDSLDVHLGQTYSVLVTADQPPQDYLIVVTTRFTSQVLNATSIFRYSNSGGGVTGLFPWGPTIQVDWSLNQARSLRRNLTASGPRPNPQGSYHYGLINTTRTIRLQNSGPVINGKQRYAVNSVSFIPADTPLKLADYYKIQGVFSLGSIPDYPTGSGGYLQTSVMEADFRGFIEVVFENTEDTVESWHVDGHSFFVVGMDGGQWSSASRLNYNLRDTVSRSTVQVYPKSWTAIYMPLDNVGMWNVRSENWVHQYLGQQFYLRVYSPANSWRDEYPIPSNAIRCGKAVGHY